The sequence CTCAGTTGGCGAAGCTGCCTTGCAACCGCTCGGCCCGAAACTCGAGGGCACTGTTGCGGTACCCCGAGCGTAGCGGCGGTGCGGGCGCACAGGATTCCCAGCGTTCGCCGGGCTGCAAGTCTCCGGGACCGCGATATCGCGGCGCATCGAAGTTCGACGTCACCAGGTTGAGGCTGGAGCCCGGGGAATAGGCCGCGACCTCCCATCGTAGATTGCGCAGGGGTTTCGGGCTGTGGTTGTCGAGCGTGATGCGCAAAGGCTGTGCGGCCGGGCAAGCGCCGGGTGCGTACGCCAGGCGCAACTCGAGTCGAGCCAGCAGGTGCTCCTCGTGTTGCTCTTGCCAGATCACCCATGCGGCAACCAGGCCCAGGCCCAGGAGCGCGCCAAGGGAAATCGGAACGGCCCGAAGGGGATAGCGAATCAGCAGTATCACCCAGGTGGCAACCAGCAGGGCACCGATCAGCATGGTGGATGGCCGCTCGAACGGATAGACATCGAAACCTCGGTACTCGGTAGCGTTCGCGACATCCTAACGCCGGTTCCGGCGAGTTGCGACTTCAACCCTGCGCGCAGTACCGGACGCACTGACGCCATCAGTCGCCCGAGGCGGGGCGCGCGTGTCCGGCGAGTCGCTCCAGCGCCGCCTTGAGTCTGGGGTCGGTTATTCCGCGCGCCGTTTCCTGGATATTGTCCGCGGCGCGTACCGACAAATGCGGTGCCGGGCCGGGCGTATGCCGTGGCGCTTGCGGGGGCTGTACCTTGAACTGGATCCGGCTCAGGTTGCGAAATTCCTCCATGCCCTGCAACTGACGGTGCAATCGCCGTTGCTGGTAGCGCAGGCGCGTCGCCCAATGGCCATCCGTGACGATGAGCAACAGAGTGCCTTCGCGCCAGGACGCGACACGGCAGTATTCGCGCGCCGCCGGCTGCAATTGGCTTTCAACCAGCTGTTGCAGCCGATCCAGGCGTCTTGCCTCGCCGAACAGGGCCTTCAGTGGCTTTGCCTCGCGCAGCAGCGAAGCGGGCGCTTTGGCTGGCAATGGGCGCAACGACATGATGAGACCTGGGCAAGTGCGATAAGAGTGCTCATGTTAGCAGAAGCCTGCGCACGCGCCTGCGCTGGCGATCCGGCCATCGGATGGCGGGTGGGTAAGACCGACCCAGGCAGCGTGCCGGTACTGGCATATCGCCGGTGTCTGTCTGCGAACTGACCGAGGGGTCGGCGGGTTGTCAGTATCGCTGGCGCTCACGGCTGCGCAGCAGGCACCTTTTCTCTCAGGCGTTTCCGAGTAGAATGCCCCCTTTGCACGCCGCCGTAGTGGCCCTGCGGCCGTGCCTCCATCCCCAGCATGGAAATCTTTGTCGATATGTTTGCGCCTTTAATGAAGAAGCTCTTTGGTAGCAAGAATGACCGCGAGGTCAAGCGCATGCTCAAGGCGGTACAAGCCGTCAATGCGCTCGAAGAGCAAATGCTGTCTCTCTCCGACGAGCAACTGCGGAGCAAGACCGAAGAATTCAA is a genomic window of Stutzerimonas stutzeri containing:
- a CDS encoding multidrug transporter, translating into MLIGALLVATWVILLIRYPLRAVPISLGALLGLGLVAAWVIWQEQHEEHLLARLELRLAYAPGACPAAQPLRITLDNHSPKPLRNLRWEVAAYSPGSSLNLVTSNFDAPRYRGPGDLQPGERWESCAPAPPLRSGYRNSALEFRAERLQGSFAN
- a CDS encoding DUF721 domain-containing protein, with product MSLRPLPAKAPASLLREAKPLKALFGEARRLDRLQQLVESQLQPAAREYCRVASWREGTLLLIVTDGHWATRLRYQQRRLHRQLQGMEEFRNLSRIQFKVQPPQAPRHTPGPAPHLSVRAADNIQETARGITDPRLKAALERLAGHARPASGD